One part of the Parabacteroides distasonis ATCC 8503 genome encodes these proteins:
- a CDS encoding glycosyltransferase family 4 protein produces the protein MRVLIVSPSYLPEIGAAPSRITNMAEGLSGLGIKVDVLTCLPNYPKGRIFDGYRGAFSKTEDVNGITVFRYWTYASISKKPLVRLASMCAFATTLWCFALKRKRIKSYDKVIIQTPPVLAAASAMLLFRCCYRKKVVLNVSDLWPLSAVELGAMKEGGVYHGVMGRIERFLYRKATACQGQSKEIVDYIKRYEPGKASFLYRNLQHRFVLPNQTPSSRKPFRIVYAGLLGVAQNILELIECVDFKGMGAELHLFGGGNQALEIEDYVRTHDKGVFYHGSLPKERMREELTRYHASIIPLTVRIRGAVPSKLFDLLPLGVPILFCGGGEGEEIVKENQLGLVSAPGDYERLSKNVQAMSHLPDEEYRQLKANCLRLSQTTFCFERQLEVYKRFLSAF, from the coding sequence ATGAGGGTCTTGATCGTTTCTCCCTCTTATCTTCCAGAGATCGGTGCGGCACCCTCACGCATTACGAACATGGCGGAGGGACTGTCTGGCTTAGGGATAAAGGTGGATGTGTTGACTTGCTTACCCAATTATCCCAAGGGACGTATCTTTGATGGATATAGGGGGGCTTTTTCCAAGACAGAGGATGTAAACGGGATAACGGTCTTCAGGTACTGGACGTATGCCTCGATCTCGAAGAAACCGTTGGTCCGTCTTGCCAGTATGTGCGCTTTCGCCACGACCCTTTGGTGTTTCGCTCTCAAGCGTAAGCGTATAAAATCTTATGATAAGGTGATCATCCAGACCCCTCCTGTTTTGGCGGCGGCCTCGGCCATGTTGCTTTTTCGTTGCTGCTACCGGAAAAAGGTGGTACTGAACGTCTCAGACCTTTGGCCATTGTCGGCCGTGGAGCTGGGGGCCATGAAAGAGGGGGGCGTTTATCATGGGGTGATGGGGCGTATCGAGCGGTTCCTTTATCGTAAGGCCACGGCCTGTCAAGGGCAGAGTAAGGAGATCGTGGATTATATAAAACGGTATGAGCCGGGCAAGGCCTCGTTCTTGTATCGGAATTTGCAGCATCGTTTTGTTTTACCGAATCAAACCCCTTCTTCTCGAAAGCCTTTCAGGATCGTCTATGCCGGTTTGCTGGGCGTGGCGCAGAATATATTGGAGTTGATAGAGTGTGTCGATTTTAAAGGGATGGGAGCGGAGCTTCATTTATTTGGAGGGGGCAATCAAGCCTTGGAGATAGAGGATTATGTGAGGACACATGATAAAGGGGTCTTTTATCATGGCTCTTTGCCCAAGGAACGGATGCGTGAGGAGCTTACACGTTACCATGCCTCCATTATCCCCTTGACGGTTCGTATAAGGGGGGCGGTACCTTCTAAATTATTTGATTTGCTGCCGTTAGGCGTTCCTATCTTGTTTTGTGGAGGCGGCGAGGGCGAGGAGATTGTAAAGGAGAATCAGTTGGGCCTTGTCTCGGCCCCCGGAGATTATGAGCGACTTTCTAAAAATGTACAAGCCATGAGCCACTTGCCGGATGAGGAGTATCGACAGCTAAAAGCGAACTGCTTAAGATTATCCCAGACGACTTTCTGTTTTGAAAGGCAACTGGAGGTGTACAAACGTTTTTTATCGGCTTTCTAA
- the wecB gene encoding non-hydrolyzing UDP-N-acetylglucosamine 2-epimerase: MRKIMLVFGTRPEAIKMAPLVKEFQKHPESFETIVCVTGQHREMLDQVLKLFEITPDYDLNIMRQGQDLYDVTARVLTGMRDVLREATPDVVLVHGDTTTSTAAALAAFYQQIPVGHIEAGLRTHNIYSPWPEEMNRQVTGRIATYNFAPTRLSKQNLMREDVNPDSILVTGNTVIDALRQVVTKIKTDAELDKELEGVLLRSGYDVNRLVEGKRLVLITGHRRENFGDGFIHMCTAIKDLTRKYPEVDFVYPMHLNPNVRKPIHEVFGEDLSHLENMFFIEPLEYLSFVYLMEKSTIVLTDSGGIQEEAPGLGKPVLVMRDTTERPEALAAGTVKLVGTDYDKIVSEVSALLDDTVYYDAMSKAVNPYGDGLACGRIVEFLNRKE; the protein is encoded by the coding sequence ATGAGAAAAATAATGTTAGTATTCGGGACCCGTCCCGAGGCGATCAAGATGGCTCCGCTGGTGAAGGAGTTCCAAAAACATCCGGAGTCGTTCGAGACCATCGTGTGCGTTACCGGACAGCATCGGGAAATGTTGGATCAAGTGTTAAAATTGTTCGAGATCACGCCGGATTATGATTTGAATATCATGAGGCAGGGTCAGGACTTATATGACGTGACCGCCCGTGTCCTTACCGGTATGCGTGACGTGTTGCGTGAGGCGACACCCGATGTCGTGCTGGTGCATGGGGATACCACCACGAGCACGGCGGCCGCCTTGGCCGCTTTCTACCAACAGATACCTGTAGGTCATATAGAGGCCGGCCTTCGTACCCACAACATCTATAGCCCATGGCCGGAGGAGATGAACCGTCAGGTCACGGGGCGTATCGCCACGTATAATTTCGCACCCACGCGGTTGAGCAAGCAGAACTTGATGCGAGAGGACGTGAATCCGGACTCAATCTTGGTTACCGGCAATACGGTGATAGACGCCTTACGGCAAGTGGTGACTAAGATAAAGACGGACGCTGAGCTGGACAAGGAGTTGGAAGGCGTGCTTTTACGTTCGGGGTATGACGTGAACCGTCTGGTTGAGGGTAAGAGATTGGTGTTGATCACGGGTCATCGCCGGGAGAACTTCGGTGATGGATTCATCCATATGTGTACCGCTATCAAGGACTTGACCCGGAAGTATCCGGAGGTGGATTTTGTCTATCCTATGCACTTGAATCCTAATGTGCGCAAGCCGATTCACGAGGTATTCGGCGAGGATCTTTCTCATTTGGAGAATATGTTCTTCATTGAGCCATTGGAATATCTGTCGTTTGTCTATCTGATGGAGAAATCAACGATAGTGCTGACCGATAGCGGCGGTATCCAAGAGGAGGCCCCCGGATTGGGCAAGCCCGTGTTGGTGATGCGTGATACGACCGAGCGTCCGGAGGCTCTCGCGGCAGGTACGGTGAAACTGGTCGGAACGGACTATGATAAGATCGTGAGCGAGGTCTCGGCGTTGCTTGATGATACTGTTTATTACGATGCGATGAGCAAGGCGGTTAATCCCTATGGGGATGGATTGGCTTGCGGAAGGATCGTGGAATTTTTGAACCGGAAGGAATGA
- the wecC gene encoding UDP-N-acetyl-D-mannosamine dehydrogenase has protein sequence MKACFMGLGYIGLPTAIIAAKHGVEIAGVDINAQVVEVTNQGKLHIIEPGMEEMLREVLASGHFKAYTEPRVSDAYFMVVPTPFKGDHEPDVSFVESATRMVLPLLKEGDLYVIESTSPVGTTERMARLIFSERPELEGKIYIAYCPERVLPGNVIHELVHNDRVIGGMDEASTRKAMEFYGQFVKGTLHPTNSKTAEMCKLTENSSRDVQIAFANELSFICDKAGINVWELIDLANKHPRVNILRPGCGVGGHCIAVDPYFITAEFPMESRMISTARETNNYKAFWCAEKVRNAMLRFELKHGRKPAVAMMGLAFKPDIDDLRESPAKGITTKVLQSCNNADIMVVEPNVSEHKLFKLTPYKEAYEKADIVVFLVNHREFAGLNYRDDVEVLDFCGTFKK, from the coding sequence ATGAAAGCATGTTTCATGGGGTTGGGCTATATTGGCCTGCCCACGGCTATTATTGCCGCAAAGCACGGGGTGGAGATCGCCGGCGTGGATATTAACGCTCAAGTGGTGGAGGTTACCAACCAGGGGAAATTGCATATCATCGAGCCGGGTATGGAGGAGATGTTGCGGGAGGTACTGGCCTCCGGACATTTCAAGGCGTACACCGAGCCTCGGGTGAGCGACGCTTATTTCATGGTGGTACCCACTCCTTTCAAGGGGGATCATGAGCCGGACGTATCGTTCGTTGAGTCGGCTACCCGTATGGTGCTTCCTTTGTTGAAGGAGGGGGATTTGTACGTGATCGAGTCTACATCGCCGGTGGGGACGACCGAACGGATGGCTAGGTTGATTTTCTCGGAGCGGCCGGAACTGGAGGGCAAGATCTATATCGCTTATTGCCCGGAGCGGGTGCTTCCGGGTAACGTGATCCATGAGTTGGTGCATAACGACCGGGTCATCGGCGGCATGGACGAGGCCTCCACCCGTAAGGCGATGGAGTTCTACGGCCAGTTCGTGAAGGGTACGCTTCACCCAACGAATAGCAAGACGGCCGAGATGTGTAAATTGACCGAGAACTCAAGCCGGGACGTACAGATCGCTTTCGCCAATGAGCTGTCGTTTATTTGTGATAAGGCCGGGATCAATGTGTGGGAGCTGATCGATTTGGCGAACAAGCATCCCCGTGTGAATATCTTACGGCCGGGTTGCGGAGTTGGCGGTCATTGCATAGCGGTGGACCCTTATTTCATCACGGCGGAGTTTCCGATGGAGAGCCGTATGATCTCGACGGCCCGTGAGACGAATAATTACAAGGCTTTCTGGTGCGCTGAGAAAGTGAGGAACGCCATGCTGCGGTTTGAGTTGAAGCATGGGCGTAAGCCGGCGGTGGCAATGATGGGCTTGGCTTTCAAGCCTGATATCGATGACTTACGTGAATCGCCGGCCAAGGGAATAACGACGAAGGTGTTGCAATCGTGCAACAACGCTGATATCATGGTGGTGGAGCCGAACGTTTCGGAGCATAAGTTGTTTAAGCTGACCCCTTATAAGGAGGCATACGAGAAGGCGGATATAGTGGTCTTCTTGGTGAATCATAGGGAGTTTGCGGGGTTGAATTATCGGGATGACGTGGAGGTGCTGGACTTTTGCGGGACATTCAAGAAATAA